Proteins from one Halogeometricum sp. S1BR25-6 genomic window:
- a CDS encoding ABC transporter substrate-binding protein, with translation MHEERTGQDGPTRRRYLRLGGAVVAGSLLAGCTGGSDAGSTAESATDTATTAPGTETDSNASESESESTAVGDSYSVTMAPMGEVAFDAVPETVFTRLTHLAGMAFALGRGNDVNAMHAPDYYDGVWNQFTPRLDSVELDWSGLYSSWTPSKEKLYELDSDVHLADPASVFAEDNWGMDDIEEIAGNVAPWFGNAYSARRQEPPKEWADRYEYYGLWEMFEKVAQVFDAKAQYDALADVHSGLLDTIESDLPPEGERPSVVMAMPNDFEQIYVYKVTNPGTLTAHTRPLKPVEALSDDVSSGDAIDIEGLLEADPDVILGNGGMAPGTDMAQVRRTLEDDPVASQLSAVRNGRVYAQAARYQGPILNLFQLEMTAKQLYPDRFGEWPTYAEGPYPELPEDERLFDRRRVADAINGDV, from the coding sequence ATGCACGAAGAGCGGACTGGTCAAGACGGCCCGACGAGGCGGCGGTACCTCCGCCTCGGCGGTGCGGTCGTCGCCGGGTCACTATTGGCAGGATGTACGGGCGGGAGCGACGCGGGGTCGACAGCGGAGTCGGCGACGGACACCGCGACGACGGCCCCGGGAACCGAAACCGATTCGAACGCGAGCGAGAGCGAATCCGAATCGACCGCGGTGGGCGACTCGTACTCGGTGACGATGGCGCCGATGGGCGAAGTCGCGTTCGACGCCGTCCCCGAGACCGTCTTCACGCGCCTGACGCACTTAGCCGGGATGGCGTTCGCGCTCGGCCGCGGGAACGACGTGAACGCGATGCACGCACCCGATTACTACGACGGCGTGTGGAACCAGTTCACGCCGCGGCTCGACAGCGTCGAACTCGACTGGAGCGGGCTGTACTCCTCGTGGACGCCGAGCAAGGAGAAACTCTACGAACTCGATTCGGACGTCCACCTCGCGGACCCGGCGAGCGTCTTCGCCGAGGACAACTGGGGGATGGACGACATCGAGGAGATAGCCGGGAACGTCGCCCCGTGGTTCGGTAACGCCTACAGCGCGAGACGTCAGGAACCGCCGAAGGAGTGGGCCGACCGCTACGAGTACTACGGCCTCTGGGAGATGTTCGAGAAGGTGGCGCAGGTGTTCGACGCGAAGGCACAGTACGACGCGCTGGCGGACGTACACTCGGGTCTTCTGGATACCATCGAGTCGGACCTCCCCCCCGAGGGCGAGCGGCCGTCGGTCGTGATGGCCATGCCGAACGACTTCGAACAGATATACGTGTACAAGGTGACGAATCCGGGAACCCTCACGGCGCACACGCGGCCGCTGAAGCCCGTGGAGGCGCTCAGCGACGACGTCTCCTCCGGCGACGCCATCGACATCGAGGGGCTGTTGGAGGCCGACCCGGACGTCATCCTCGGCAACGGCGGGATGGCCCCCGGTACCGACATGGCGCAAGTACGGCGGACCCTCGAAGACGACCCCGTCGCGAGTCAGCTCTCGGCGGTGCGGAACGGTCGCGTGTACGCGCAGGCCGCGCGCTACCAGGGACCGATTCTCAACCTCTTCCAACTGGAGATGACGGCCAAACAGCTATACCCCGACCGATTCGGCGAGTGGCCGACGTACGCCGAGGGACCGTATCCCGAACTCCCCGAGGACGAGCGACTGTTCGACCGCCGGCGGGTCGCGGACGCCATCAACGGCGACGTCTGA